DNA sequence from the Treponema sp. OMZ 838 genome:
TGATAGGTGTTGAGGTGTCAAAAAAAGAAGGCATAGTAGCATTTGCTCCTTATTAAAGGGAGCACTCGCAACGTTTGTTTTGAGCGGTCTCCCTTAGATGTACTTGTGCGGTATACGGTTATCGAGAGAAAGAAGAAGATGCGCTGTGAGTCGGCGCTGCTCGTTCAGCTCGTTCAGCTGTTTGTGAAACATCTTCTTTCATCCATCTGTGTGCATCCCGTCCGATTTTAAATAAATTGGAGGGGGAAGCTTGGAGTGCTTCTTTAAATTTCTGAGAAAATTCTGCTGCAAGTTCAGAAGGCGGGGTAAACCCAATACCATAGTGTATGCTAAGAAGATAACCCCCAAGATATTTTGATGGATTTGAAAAGCGCGGTTCGATACTATCTTTTGTATAGATCGATATTTTCCAAAGTGATGGCAATTTCTCCGGCCGCTTTACGTGGGAATCGGCAAAGTAGTGATTGATAACCACCTTTGCCTTTCCATTTTCATCACGCTTATCCATATCTTGAAAAGAAAGCAGAAAGGCTTTGGCATCCTTTTTGATACCGGCGCCGCACTTATTGGCTTGATCAAAGGTCAAAATATTGTGTCCGTCTAAACCTTTTTCATGCAAATACGCTTTTGCAAGGATTTGATTGATACCGGTAAACTCATAACCGGTCAGGGCATTACGAACAGCGCGGGTATCGCAGAATCCGTTTTCATCCGGAAGGAAGGGAAGATTCCTTTTTTCCAAAAGATCGAGCATATGCTCGGTTTGTAGTTCCGTAATGGGTTTGAAAGTAACGCCTGTTTTACGGTCATTTGTTTGATTGGTCATTTTTTCTTCTTGAGTATTCATCATTATCACCGTACAAGAATAAAACGTATGAAAAGCATCTTTTACGCGGCAACTGGTTTCCGGTGCCGCTTATCAATTAACATCTTTTCTATCAGCAGTATACAATATAAATGTTATAACATCAATATACAGTAGATGAAAATCTATCGCTCAAAGGTAAAAGTAGGTTGTGGTTTTACCGTCTGTGCGACAAGTGGTCGGTGTTCTTTCGCGTAGAGGAATTGCCGCTGCGCGTCAAACAGTGCATCGAACGCTTTATTGATGCGGGCACGCTCTGCCCCTTCAGGATACGGCTTTGGTACTCCTTGCGCCGGAGTATGTGTTTTATAAAAGGTGTTATCCGGCTTAAAACATAAAAGCGTATTTTTTCTCCCTAAGCTTTCAAGCTTGTCAGAAACATACGCAGAAAATGCACGTGCTGCTAAATTCTGCTTCCGTGCCCAATACGGATGAGCCGCCTCTTTTCCGTCAAGCAGCTGGGCATGACGGAGATAATCGGATGGGGTTTTATCCTCTTTTTCCGTAATAGCTGTGATAAGGTTTTGAAACGCTTGATTGATTTTTCCTTTTCCTTGAGGAATCTCAGTGAGACACACATCTTTTTTTTGACCGGTAGCAGCACTATAAAGGAGGTTGTCGAAGGCAGAAAACCATTTTTCAGCTAAAAGGCCGCCTGATTTTCCATGCATTAAGGAGAGTGTTTGTTTATTCCGATCGTAATGGGTGCCACTTCTTTTCTGTTGTGTTCCGGCGAGTGAAAGGGCGAGCGTTGAAAAAACTCCGATTTGTGTATCAGGTAGGTGTAAGACATCGGCCATATCGGCGAACGCATGGGCGACAGCGGTAATCTCGTGCGGTTGTAAAGTTGAAGTATTATTGCCCGCAACGGTTCGAAAAGAAAAGTGTGTTTGCAATTGTGCAAGAGACTGTACAGAAAGCGTTCTGCCACCGATCCGTGCATAACACGAAGGGACTGCACGCTCGAATGACATATCATGTTTATTGGCACTCTGTGCGGTTTTTGTCTTGCTTTGTCCGGATACGGTTTGCGTAACCGACGCGATCGTGCTGCCGGAAGATGAACGTAAGGGGGCAATAATCGGCTGCACCGATTGCGTTTTGTTAACCGCTTCAAGCGGTATCTCGACATTCTTATGTGAGAGAACTTTTTCATTCGGTATATTTTCAACTACTTCTTTTGTAGAAAGCGTGTTGTGTTTCCTGTCCAGCTC
Encoded proteins:
- a CDS encoding ArdC family protein, with protein sequence MMNTQEEKMTNQTNDRKTGVTFKPITELQTEHMLDLLEKRNLPFLPDENGFCDTRAVRNALTGYEFTGINQILAKAYLHEKGLDGHNILTFDQANKCGAGIKKDAKAFLLSFQDMDKRDENGKAKVVINHYFADSHVKRPEKLPSLWKISIYTKDSIEPRFSNPSKYLGGYLLSIHYGIGFTPPSELAAEFSQKFKEALQASPSNLFKIGRDAHRWMKEDVSQTAERAERAAPTHSASSSFSR